From Columba livia isolate bColLiv1 breed racing homer chromosome 5, bColLiv1.pat.W.v2, whole genome shotgun sequence, one genomic window encodes:
- the TSG101 gene encoding tumor susceptibility gene 101 protein isoform X2, with protein sequence MAVTESQLKKMLAKYKYRDLTVQETTSVITQYKDLKPVMDSYVFNDGTARELMSLSGTIPVPYRGNTYNIPICLWLLDTYPFNPPICFVKPTSSMTIKTGKHVDANGKIYLPYLHEWKYPQSDLLELIQVMIVVFGEEPPVFSRPTASSSYPPYQATGPPTTSYVPGIPGGISPYPAGSTSNPSFPNYPYPGGVPFPATTSVQFYPSQPPVTTVGPSRDGTISEDTIRASLISAVSDKLRWRMKEEMDRAQAELNALKRTEEDLKKGHQKLEEMVTRLDQEVAEVDKNIELLKKKDEELSSALEKMENQSENNDIDEVIIPTAPLYKQILNLYAEENAIEDTIFYLGEALRRGVIDLDVFLKHVRLLSRKQFQLRALMQKARKTAGLSDLY encoded by the exons ATGGCGGTCACCGAGAGCCAGCTCAAGAAAATGCTCGCCAAG tataAGTATAGAGACCTAACTGTACAGGAGACGACCAGTGTTATTACTCAGTACAAGGACCTCAAACCTGTCATGGATTCGTATG TTTTTAACGATGGCACAGCTAGGGAGTTGATGAGCCTCAGTGGAACCATTCCTGTGCCTTACAGAG GTAACACATACAATATCCCAATTTGTTTGTGGCTGCTGGACACCTACCCTTTCAACCCCCCGATTTGTTTTGTTAAACCCACTAGCTCTATGACAATAAAAACTGGGAAGCATGTTGATGCAAACGGAAAGATATACCTTCCTTATCTGCATGAGTGGAAATAT CCCCAGTCAGACTTGCTAGAACTGATCCAGGTCATGATTGTTGTGTTTGGTGAGGAACCTCCAGTCTTTTCTCGGCCTACAGCTTCATCAAGTTACCCACCATACCAGGCAACAGGCCCACCAACTA cttCCTATGTGCCGGGCATTCCAGGTGGAATATCTCCCTACCCAGCAGGCAGCACCTCTAACCCGAG TTTCCCAAACTATCCTTACCCGGGTGGTGTTCCATTTCCAGCAACCACTAGTGTCCAGTTCTACCCTTCTCAGCCTCCTGTGACTACTGTTG GACCCAGTAGAGATGGAACTATCAGTGAGGATACCATTCGAGCTTCCCTTATTTCGGCAGTCAGTGATAAACTGAGATGGCGGATGAAGGAAGAAATGGATCGTGCACAAGCTGAACTCAATGCCTTGAAACGGACAGAGGAGGACCTGAAGAAGGGACACCAGAAACTGGAAGAGATGGTAACTCGCCTGGATCAAGAAGTG GCTGAAGTTGACAAGAACATTGAACTTCTCAAAAAGAAGGATGAAGAGCTCAGTTCTGCCctagagaaaatggaaaatcagtCAGAAAATAATGACATAGATGAAGTTATTATTCCTACAGCACCACTTTACAAGCAGATCCTGAACTTATATGCAGAGGAAAATGCAATTGAAGACACCATCTTCTACCTTGGGGAAGCATTAAGACGTGGAGTGATAGATCTAGATGTCTTTTTGAAG catgTACGTCTTCTGTCTCGCAAGCAGTTCCAGCTCAGAGCATTAATGCAGAAAGCAAGGAAGACTGCTGGACTCAGTGATCTCTACTAA
- the TSG101 gene encoding tumor susceptibility gene 101 protein isoform X1, translating into MAVTESQLKKMLAKYKYRDLTVQETTSVITQYKDLKPVMDSYVFNDGTARELMSLSGTIPVPYRGNTYNIPICLWLLDTYPFNPPICFVKPTSSMTIKTGKHVDANGKIYLPYLHEWKYPQSDLLELIQVMIVVFGEEPPVFSRPTASSSYPPYQATGPPTTSYVPGIPGGISPYPAGSTSNPSSFPNYPYPGGVPFPATTSVQFYPSQPPVTTVGPSRDGTISEDTIRASLISAVSDKLRWRMKEEMDRAQAELNALKRTEEDLKKGHQKLEEMVTRLDQEVAEVDKNIELLKKKDEELSSALEKMENQSENNDIDEVIIPTAPLYKQILNLYAEENAIEDTIFYLGEALRRGVIDLDVFLKHVRLLSRKQFQLRALMQKARKTAGLSDLY; encoded by the exons ATGGCGGTCACCGAGAGCCAGCTCAAGAAAATGCTCGCCAAG tataAGTATAGAGACCTAACTGTACAGGAGACGACCAGTGTTATTACTCAGTACAAGGACCTCAAACCTGTCATGGATTCGTATG TTTTTAACGATGGCACAGCTAGGGAGTTGATGAGCCTCAGTGGAACCATTCCTGTGCCTTACAGAG GTAACACATACAATATCCCAATTTGTTTGTGGCTGCTGGACACCTACCCTTTCAACCCCCCGATTTGTTTTGTTAAACCCACTAGCTCTATGACAATAAAAACTGGGAAGCATGTTGATGCAAACGGAAAGATATACCTTCCTTATCTGCATGAGTGGAAATAT CCCCAGTCAGACTTGCTAGAACTGATCCAGGTCATGATTGTTGTGTTTGGTGAGGAACCTCCAGTCTTTTCTCGGCCTACAGCTTCATCAAGTTACCCACCATACCAGGCAACAGGCCCACCAACTA cttCCTATGTGCCGGGCATTCCAGGTGGAATATCTCCCTACCCAGCAGGCAGCACCTCTAACCCGAG CAGTTTCCCAAACTATCCTTACCCGGGTGGTGTTCCATTTCCAGCAACCACTAGTGTCCAGTTCTACCCTTCTCAGCCTCCTGTGACTACTGTTG GACCCAGTAGAGATGGAACTATCAGTGAGGATACCATTCGAGCTTCCCTTATTTCGGCAGTCAGTGATAAACTGAGATGGCGGATGAAGGAAGAAATGGATCGTGCACAAGCTGAACTCAATGCCTTGAAACGGACAGAGGAGGACCTGAAGAAGGGACACCAGAAACTGGAAGAGATGGTAACTCGCCTGGATCAAGAAGTG GCTGAAGTTGACAAGAACATTGAACTTCTCAAAAAGAAGGATGAAGAGCTCAGTTCTGCCctagagaaaatggaaaatcagtCAGAAAATAATGACATAGATGAAGTTATTATTCCTACAGCACCACTTTACAAGCAGATCCTGAACTTATATGCAGAGGAAAATGCAATTGAAGACACCATCTTCTACCTTGGGGAAGCATTAAGACGTGGAGTGATAGATCTAGATGTCTTTTTGAAG catgTACGTCTTCTGTCTCGCAAGCAGTTCCAGCTCAGAGCATTAATGCAGAAAGCAAGGAAGACTGCTGGACTCAGTGATCTCTACTAA
- the LOC102094829 gene encoding L-lactate dehydrogenase A chain, with amino-acid sequence MSLKDQLIHNVHKEEHSHAHNKISVVGVGAVGMACAISILMKDLADELALVDVVEDKLRGEMLDLQHGSLFLRTPKIVSGKDYSVTAHSKLVIVTAGARQQEGESRLNLVQRNVNIFKFIIPNVVKYSPDCKLLIVSNPVDILTYVAWKISGFPKHRVIGSGCNLDSARFRHLMGERLGIHPLSCHGWIVGEHGDSSVPVWSGVNVAGVSLKALHPDMGTDADKEHWKEVHKQVVDSAYEVIKLKGYTSWAIGLSVADLAETIMKNLRRVHPISTVVKGMHGIKEDVFLSVPCVLGSSGITDVVKMILKPEEEDKLRKSADTLWGIQKELQF; translated from the exons ATGTCTCTCAAGGATCAGCTCATCCACAATGTCCACAAAGAGGAGCACAGTCATGCCCACAATAAGATCAGTGTGGTTGGCGTGGGTGCGGTTGGAATGGCCTGTGCTATCAGCATCCTGATGAAG GACTTAGCTGATGAACTTGCCCTTGTTGATGTTGTGGAGGACAAGCTCAGAGGAGAGATGCTTGATCTCCAGCATGGCAGCCTCTTCCTTAGAACACCGAAGATTGTCTCTGGCAAAG ATTACAGTGTGACTGCACACTCCAAGCTGGTCATTGTCACTGCTGGTGCCCGTCAGCAGGAAGGAGAGAGCCGCCTTAACTTGGTCCAGCGCAACGTGAATATCTTCAAGTTCATCATTCCCAATGTTGTTAAATACAGTCCTGACTGCAAGCTGCTTATCGTCTCAAACCCAG TGGACATTTTGACCTATGTGGCCTGGAAGATCAGTGGCTTTCCTAAGCACCGTGTTATCGGCAGCGGCTGCAATCTGGACTCTGCCCGTTTCCGCCACCTCATGGGAGAAAGGCTGGGCATCCATCCTCTGAGCTGCCACGGATGGATTGTTGGAGAGCACGGAGATTCCAGTG TACCTGTCTGGAGCGGAGTCAATGTTGCTGGCGTCTCCCTGAAGGCTCTTCATCCAGACATGGGAACTGATGCAGACAAGGAACACTGGAAGGAGGTCCATAAGCAGGTGGTGGACAG TGCCTATGAGGTCATCAAACTGAAGGGGTACACATCATGGGCTATTGGCCTTTCTGTGGCAGATTTAGCTGAAACGATTATGAAGAATTTGAGAAGAGTGCACCCAATCTCTACAGTTGTTAAG GGCATGCATGGAATAAAAGAAGACGTCTTCCTAAGTGTTCCTTGTGTACTGGGCAGCAGTGGCATCACTGATGTAGTGAAGATGATCCTAAAACCTGAGGAAGAGGACAAATTAAGGAAGAGTGCAGATACACTCTGGGGAATCCAGAAGGAACTACAGTTTTAA